The Exiguobacterium mexicanum genome includes a window with the following:
- a CDS encoding glucose-6-phosphate isomerase, translated as MSTVRFDYSNALSFVGEHEVDQLQETVKAMHSVIHDRSGAGSDFLGWVDLPTNYDTDEFARIKAAAERIRENSDVLVVVGIGGSYLGARAAIEMLQHSFFNVLSKEERNAPQVFFAGHNISSTYLTELLQVLEGKDVSVNVISKSGTTTEPAIAFRVLKQFMEDKYGQDGARERIYATTDRARGALKTLADAEGYETFVIPDDVGGRFSVLTPVGLLPIAAAGIDIDALMEGARDAQNAYSSPELSENEAYQYAVVRNALYAKGKSIELLVNYEPALHYVSEWWKQLYGESEGKDNKGIFPAAVDFSTDLHSMGQYIQEGRRDLFETVIRVTNVRHAMNVPEDAQDLDGLNFLAGETIQFVNDKAAEGTLLAHTDGEVPNLVVELPEMTPYHLGYLFYFFEKACAMSGYILGVNPFNQPGVEAYKANMFALLGKPGYEEQKAELEKRLNQ; from the coding sequence ATGTCAACTGTACGTTTCGATTATTCAAACGCCCTGTCTTTCGTCGGGGAACATGAAGTCGATCAATTGCAAGAAACCGTGAAAGCAATGCATTCGGTCATCCATGACCGCAGCGGGGCAGGTAGCGATTTCCTTGGGTGGGTCGATCTCCCAACAAACTACGATACGGATGAGTTTGCCCGCATCAAAGCGGCCGCGGAACGAATCCGTGAGAACTCGGACGTCCTCGTCGTCGTCGGGATCGGTGGATCATACCTCGGCGCACGCGCGGCCATCGAGATGCTCCAACATTCATTCTTCAACGTATTGTCGAAAGAAGAGCGCAACGCGCCACAAGTCTTCTTCGCCGGTCACAACATCTCGTCAACTTATTTGACGGAGTTGCTCCAGGTGCTCGAAGGCAAAGACGTCTCGGTCAACGTCATCTCGAAATCGGGAACGACGACAGAACCGGCGATCGCGTTCCGTGTCTTGAAACAGTTCATGGAAGACAAGTACGGTCAAGACGGTGCTCGTGAGCGCATTTATGCGACGACAGACCGTGCCCGTGGCGCCTTGAAGACGCTTGCGGATGCGGAAGGCTACGAAACGTTCGTCATCCCGGATGACGTCGGCGGCCGCTTCTCGGTCCTTACACCGGTCGGACTCCTTCCGATCGCTGCGGCAGGGATCGATATCGACGCCCTCATGGAAGGTGCACGCGACGCACAAAACGCCTATTCGTCACCAGAACTCTCTGAGAACGAGGCGTACCAATATGCGGTCGTCCGTAACGCCTTGTATGCGAAAGGCAAGTCGATCGAGTTGCTCGTCAACTACGAACCGGCCTTGCACTACGTGTCGGAGTGGTGGAAACAGCTTTACGGCGAATCAGAAGGAAAAGACAACAAAGGGATCTTCCCGGCGGCTGTCGACTTCTCAACCGACCTCCACTCGATGGGACAATACATCCAAGAAGGTCGTCGTGACTTGTTCGAGACGGTCATCCGTGTCACGAACGTCCGTCACGCGATGAACGTGCCAGAAGACGCGCAAGACCTCGACGGCTTGAACTTCCTCGCTGGCGAAACGATCCAATTCGTGAACGACAAAGCGGCTGAAGGAACACTCCTCGCCCACACGGACGGAGAGGTACCGAACCTCGTTGTCGAATTGCCAGAGATGACGCCGTACCACCTCGGTTACTTGTTCTACTTCTTCGAGAAGGCATGCGCGATGAGCGGATACATTCTCGGGGTGAACCCGTTCAACCAACCGGGCGTCGAAGCGTATAAAGCGAACATGTTCGCGTTGCTTGGAAAACCAGGTTACGAAGAACAAAAAGCTGAGCTTGAAAAGCGCTTGAACCAATAA
- the metK gene encoding methionine adenosyltransferase, protein MANLNRRLFTSESVTEGHPDKICDQISDAILDAILAEDPNARVAAETSVTTGLVLVAGEITTSTYVDIPKVVRETVREIGYTRAKYGFDAETCAVLTSIDEQSVDIAQGVDQALEAREGQMTEEEIDAIGAGDQGLMFGYATKETPELMPLPISLAHKLSRRLAEVRKNGTLAYLRPDGKTQVTVEYDEANNPVRIDTIVISTQHAEDITLEQIQADLKEHVIDAVIPSELIDADTKYFINPTGRFVIGGPQGDAGLTGRKIIVDTYGGYARHGGGAFSGKDPTKVDRSAAYAARYVAKNLVAAGLADKAEVQLAYAIGVAHPVSIAVDTFGTGKLSETELVELVRENFDLRPAGIIKMLDLRRPIYKQTAAYGHFGRTDVELPWEQTDKAAVLEEGAKRFA, encoded by the coding sequence ATGGCAAACTTGAACCGTCGACTTTTCACTTCGGAGTCCGTCACGGAAGGACATCCGGATAAAATTTGTGACCAAATCTCAGATGCGATTTTGGATGCGATTTTAGCTGAAGATCCAAACGCCCGCGTTGCGGCTGAGACATCTGTCACGACAGGTCTCGTGCTCGTAGCAGGTGAGATCACAACATCAACTTACGTGGATATCCCGAAAGTTGTTCGTGAAACAGTTCGTGAGATCGGCTACACACGTGCAAAATATGGTTTTGATGCAGAGACTTGTGCTGTCCTCACATCGATTGATGAGCAATCGGTAGACATCGCCCAAGGTGTCGACCAAGCGCTTGAAGCTCGTGAAGGACAAATGACTGAAGAAGAAATCGATGCGATCGGCGCTGGTGACCAAGGTCTCATGTTCGGTTACGCAACAAAAGAGACACCAGAACTCATGCCGCTCCCGATTTCACTCGCGCACAAATTGTCACGTCGTTTGGCAGAAGTTCGTAAGAACGGCACGCTCGCTTACCTTCGTCCTGATGGTAAGACACAAGTGACGGTCGAATACGACGAAGCGAACAACCCAGTTCGCATCGACACAATCGTCATCTCGACGCAACACGCCGAAGACATCACACTCGAACAAATCCAAGCTGATTTGAAAGAGCACGTCATCGACGCGGTCATCCCGTCTGAACTTATCGACGCGGATACAAAATACTTCATCAACCCGACTGGCCGTTTCGTCATCGGTGGACCACAAGGGGATGCAGGCCTTACAGGACGTAAAATCATCGTCGATACGTACGGTGGTTACGCTCGCCACGGCGGCGGCGCGTTCTCAGGTAAAGACCCAACCAAAGTTGACCGTTCAGCGGCGTACGCGGCTCGTTACGTAGCGAAAAACCTCGTTGCAGCGGGACTTGCTGACAAAGCAGAAGTTCAACTTGCTTACGCGATTGGCGTTGCCCACCCGGTATCGATCGCAGTCGACACGTTCGGCACAGGCAAATTGAGCGAGACTGAGCTCGTCGAACTCGTTCGCGAGAACTTCGACCTCCGTCCGGCCGGCATCATCAAGATGCTCGACCTTCGCCGTCCAATCTACAAGCAGACAGCAGCTTACGGCCACTTCGGTCGTACAGACGTTGAACTCCCATGGGAGCAAACGGATAAAGCGGCAGTGCTTGAAGAAGGCGCGAAACGCTTCGCATAA
- a CDS encoding GNAT family N-acetyltransferase has protein sequence MKIREAVPEDAATIRDIALATVSEQDEVRSKVMERAYQQEEIVRAISSSEEAKEQLFIVGEAEGDVIGFYHAIDRGDTWEVLRLYLHPTHHRQGLGTALLSHLRERKVQPIELYVESSNEQAIAFLNHEAFIELNRIQEEVYDQPMELIHLRYDPS, from the coding sequence ATGAAGATCAGGGAAGCCGTACCAGAAGATGCCGCCACCATCCGCGATATTGCGCTCGCAACGGTCAGTGAACAAGACGAGGTTCGTTCAAAAGTAATGGAACGGGCTTATCAGCAAGAAGAGATCGTCCGCGCCATCAGTTCAAGCGAGGAAGCGAAAGAGCAGTTGTTCATTGTCGGTGAAGCCGAAGGCGACGTCATCGGGTTCTATCATGCGATCGACCGCGGGGATACGTGGGAAGTGCTCCGACTCTATCTTCATCCGACCCATCACCGACAAGGTCTCGGAACGGCCTTATTGTCTCATCTGCGCGAACGTAAAGTTCAACCGATCGAACTGTACGTCGAGAGTTCGAACGAGCAGGCGATTGCCTTTTTGAACCATGAGGCGTTCATCGAATTGAATCGGATTCAAGAGGAAGTGTACGACCAACCGATGGAACTGATTCATTTGCGCTATGACCCGAGCTAA
- a CDS encoding class I SAM-dependent methyltransferase produces the protein MGLMRVLPFAKYLLREHVTPGAVAIDMTAGNGHDTLFLAELVEATGHVYAFDVQAAAVEATRIRIEEAALTDRVTVIHDSHDTVREIVADETRPITAAVFNLGYLPGSDKSVTTTGNTTIDALEQLLDVMAVGGVIVVVIYHGHDSGKIERDEVLAYVEALDQKRAGVLRYGFINQINHPPFIVAIEKRA, from the coding sequence ATGGGATTAATGAGAGTCTTACCGTTCGCGAAGTACCTACTCCGTGAACACGTCACACCTGGTGCCGTCGCCATCGATATGACGGCCGGCAACGGGCACGATACATTGTTTTTAGCCGAACTCGTCGAGGCGACGGGACACGTCTACGCGTTTGATGTCCAAGCAGCGGCGGTCGAGGCGACACGCATTCGCATCGAGGAAGCAGCATTGACGGACCGCGTCACTGTCATCCACGACAGCCACGACACCGTCCGAGAAATTGTAGCGGACGAGACACGCCCGATCACAGCCGCCGTGTTCAACCTCGGTTATTTACCGGGAAGCGACAAGTCGGTCACGACGACGGGCAATACGACCATCGACGCCCTCGAGCAACTGCTCGACGTCATGGCCGTCGGTGGTGTCATCGTCGTCGTCATCTATCATGGCCATGATAGCGGCAAAATCGAGCGCGACGAGGTGCTCGCCTACGTCGAGGCACTCGATCAAAAGCGGGCCGGCGTCCTCCGTTACGGCTTCATCAATCAAATCAATCATCCCCCGTTCATCGTGGCGATTGAAAAACGTGCATGA
- the pckA gene encoding phosphoenolpyruvate carboxykinase (ATP) — MATTLLKIEELIKGADMMRNLTVPELVEEAIRNGEGVLTKDGALSVSTGKFTGRSPKDKFVVQDEVSNHLVNWGPVNQPIAEEKFTALLDKVLTHLETKDKLYYLEASAGADEHYTLPVRAITEYAWHNLFAKQLFLREWPTQGAFDPFTVIYAPSYKADPEVDGTNSETFILVSFAKRTILIGGTEYGGEIKKSIFSVMNFLLPEQHVLSMHCSANVSDAGETALFFGLSGTGKTTLSADTERHLIGDDEHGWSPDGVFNIEGGCYAKTINLSRENEPQIYDAIRFGSLIENVVLDEERAPDYKNISLTENTRAAYPIQFIDNAMLPSRAGHPNTIVFLTADAYGVLPPISKLTKEQAMYHFLSGYTSKLAGTERGVTEPQATFSTCFGSPFLPLAPERYADMLGTLIEKHDVDVYLVNTGWTGGVYGEGSRMKLAYTRTMVNAAVNGKLRDVETTRHDIFNVEIPRHIDGVPDDVLNPRGTWKDGARYDTEAAALARKFQDNFKRFTKASEAVVFHFSQNGS, encoded by the coding sequence ATGGCGACAACGCTCCTGAAAATCGAAGAATTAATTAAAGGTGCCGACATGATGCGGAACTTAACGGTTCCAGAATTGGTGGAAGAAGCCATTCGCAACGGGGAAGGCGTACTGACGAAAGACGGGGCTTTATCGGTCAGTACAGGTAAATTCACAGGACGGTCACCGAAAGACAAATTCGTCGTGCAAGATGAAGTCAGCAATCATTTAGTAAACTGGGGTCCGGTCAACCAACCGATCGCAGAAGAGAAGTTCACGGCACTGCTCGATAAAGTTCTCACGCATCTCGAGACGAAAGACAAGCTCTACTATCTCGAGGCGTCTGCCGGGGCTGACGAGCATTATACGCTTCCAGTGCGGGCCATCACAGAATACGCGTGGCACAACTTGTTCGCGAAACAGTTGTTCTTGCGCGAATGGCCGACACAAGGTGCCTTTGATCCGTTCACGGTCATCTATGCACCGAGCTATAAGGCCGATCCGGAAGTCGACGGGACGAACTCCGAAACGTTCATTCTCGTCTCATTCGCCAAACGGACCATTCTGATCGGGGGAACAGAATACGGCGGCGAAATTAAAAAATCGATTTTTTCAGTCATGAACTTCCTGTTACCGGAACAGCACGTCTTGTCGATGCATTGCTCGGCGAACGTATCGGACGCCGGCGAGACGGCTCTCTTCTTCGGGCTATCGGGTACCGGAAAGACGACGCTATCGGCCGACACAGAACGTCATTTAATCGGGGACGACGAGCATGGTTGGTCTCCTGACGGCGTCTTCAACATTGAAGGCGGTTGCTACGCGAAGACGATCAACTTGTCGCGTGAGAACGAACCTCAAATCTACGATGCCATTCGATTTGGCTCGTTGATTGAGAACGTCGTCTTGGACGAGGAACGGGCACCAGACTACAAGAACATCTCACTCACTGAGAACACACGGGCCGCCTACCCGATTCAATTTATCGATAACGCGATGCTTCCGTCACGAGCCGGGCATCCGAACACGATCGTCTTCTTGACGGCCGACGCGTACGGCGTCCTGCCTCCAATCAGCAAGTTGACGAAGGAGCAGGCGATGTATCACTTCTTGTCAGGCTATACGTCGAAGCTAGCCGGCACGGAGCGCGGCGTGACGGAGCCGCAGGCGACCTTCTCGACATGTTTCGGGTCACCGTTCTTGCCGCTCGCACCGGAACGCTACGCCGACATGCTCGGCACGTTGATCGAGAAACATGACGTCGACGTCTATCTCGTCAATACCGGTTGGACCGGCGGAGTTTACGGCGAAGGATCGCGGATGAAGCTCGCCTATACACGGACGATGGTGAACGCGGCCGTCAACGGGAAACTCCGTGACGTCGAGACGACGCGCCATGACATCTTCAACGTCGAGATTCCACGCCACATCGACGGGGTGCCAGACGACGTGCTCAACCCACGGGGCACATGGAAAGACGGGGCCCGCTACGACACCGAGGCGGCAGCGCTCGCCCGTAAGTTCCAAGACAACTTCAAACGATTCACGAAAGCGAGTGAGGCGGTCGTCTTCCACTTTTCCCAAAACGGGAGTTGA
- a CDS encoding Gfo/Idh/MocA family protein: MRIGIIGTGGIAKTAHIPQYIAAGADVVAVMNRTRERGEAVAEQFGIERVYETVEEMLVTEQLDAVSVCTPNALHKAQVIAALEAGCHVLCEKPPAISVREANEMLAAARKAERTLHYGFHYRHRSDTQLLKRMIDAGELGHVYAATALALRRRGIPGWGVFTDKELQGGGALLDIGVHMLDLALYLMDYPKPVDVIGHVGQYLGTRPGVGLMGDWDAEAFSVEDTARAMVTFDNGASLFLDASFMANVEAADTMRVELRGTMGGASLFPLQLHTEEHGALFDKSPAHLTLQDPYASQIRTFFEACRHEPSYEQAEQAVTLHTIIDRIYAQT, from the coding sequence ATGAGGATCGGAATCATCGGTACGGGTGGAATTGCCAAGACTGCCCATATCCCGCAATACATCGCGGCAGGGGCTGACGTCGTCGCCGTCATGAATCGGACCCGTGAGCGCGGGGAAGCGGTGGCTGAACAGTTTGGAATCGAACGGGTGTACGAGACGGTCGAAGAGATGCTCGTCACAGAACAACTCGATGCGGTCAGTGTATGTACGCCGAACGCGCTCCACAAAGCGCAAGTCATCGCCGCACTCGAGGCAGGATGCCACGTCCTCTGTGAGAAGCCGCCGGCCATCTCGGTCCGTGAGGCGAACGAGATGCTAGCAGCGGCCCGGAAGGCAGAGCGGACGCTGCATTACGGATTCCATTACCGGCACCGGTCGGACACACAACTATTGAAACGGATGATCGATGCCGGGGAACTCGGTCACGTCTATGCGGCGACGGCCCTTGCCCTGCGGCGTCGTGGCATCCCGGGATGGGGCGTGTTCACGGATAAGGAACTGCAAGGAGGCGGTGCACTGCTCGATATCGGGGTACATATGCTCGACCTCGCCTTGTATTTGATGGATTATCCGAAGCCGGTCGATGTCATCGGTCACGTCGGTCAATACCTCGGCACACGGCCTGGTGTCGGGCTGATGGGTGATTGGGACGCAGAGGCGTTCTCGGTCGAAGACACGGCCCGGGCGATGGTCACGTTCGACAACGGAGCATCTTTGTTTTTAGACGCGAGTTTCATGGCCAACGTCGAGGCGGCGGACACGATGCGGGTCGAACTACGGGGCACGATGGGCGGGGCGTCGCTCTTTCCACTCCAACTCCATACGGAAGAGCATGGTGCCTTATTCGATAAATCTCCGGCCCATCTGACGCTCCAAGATCCGTACGCCAGTCAGATTCGCACGTTTTTCGAGGCGTGCCGGCACGAGCCATCGTACGAGCAAGCGGAACAGGCGGTGACGCTCCATACGATTATCGACCGCATCTACGCTCAGACCTGA
- a CDS encoding iron-containing alcohol dehydrogenase, with product MHNFEYKNPTKLIFGTHQIEKLASELKALDAKKVMLVYGGGSIKKNGTYDEVVAELNNASIDFVDFSGVEPNPRIETVRRAVKQAREENIDALLAVGGGSVIDCTKLISAAIPYEGDAWDIVLRDHIPTEAIPFGTVLTLAATGSEMNSGSVITNWETQEKYGWGHPLVYPTFSILDPRYTVSVPKDQTIYGIVDMMSHCFEQYFHPNHAPVQERMTEGVLKAVVESAPKLVADLENVDLRAIILFSGTIALNGVLQMGASGDWASHNIEHAVSAVHDIPHAGGLAILFPRWMEHVLDEDNAARFARLGTEVFNVEPADTDLETAKRTIAAVRAFFDELGAPNSLRDYDIDESTFDAILDSAMKRGAFGRFRTLEREDVAAILELSK from the coding sequence ATGCACAACTTTGAATACAAGAACCCGACGAAACTTATTTTCGGGACACATCAGATTGAAAAACTCGCGAGCGAGTTGAAGGCGCTTGACGCCAAGAAAGTGATGCTCGTCTATGGAGGCGGGAGCATCAAAAAGAACGGCACGTACGATGAAGTCGTGGCGGAACTGAACAACGCCTCGATCGATTTCGTCGACTTCTCAGGCGTCGAACCGAACCCGCGCATCGAGACGGTACGTCGTGCCGTTAAACAAGCGCGTGAAGAAAACATCGACGCATTGCTCGCGGTCGGCGGCGGTTCGGTCATCGATTGCACGAAACTCATCTCGGCGGCCATCCCGTATGAAGGCGACGCTTGGGACATCGTGCTCCGTGACCACATCCCGACGGAAGCGATCCCGTTCGGTACGGTGCTCACGCTCGCGGCGACCGGTTCTGAGATGAACTCAGGTTCGGTCATCACGAACTGGGAGACACAAGAGAAGTACGGCTGGGGTCACCCGCTCGTCTATCCGACGTTCTCGATCCTCGACCCACGTTACACGGTATCAGTGCCAAAAGACCAAACGATTTACGGCATCGTCGACATGATGAGCCACTGTTTCGAGCAGTACTTCCACCCGAACCATGCGCCGGTTCAAGAGCGGATGACGGAAGGCGTGTTGAAAGCGGTCGTCGAATCGGCACCGAAACTCGTCGCCGATTTAGAAAATGTCGACTTGCGCGCCATCATCTTGTTCTCAGGTACGATCGCCTTGAACGGTGTGCTCCAAATGGGTGCCTCGGGCGACTGGGCATCGCACAACATCGAACATGCGGTCTCGGCTGTCCATGACATCCCGCATGCAGGCGGACTCGCGATCCTGTTCCCGCGCTGGATGGAACATGTACTCGATGAAGACAATGCAGCACGTTTCGCACGCTTAGGCACAGAAGTGTTCAACGTCGAACCGGCTGACACGGACTTGGAAACGGCGAAGCGTACGATTGCAGCCGTTCGTGCCTTCTTCGATGAGCTCGGCGCGCCAAACTCGCTCCGTGACTATGACATCGACGAGTCGACGTTCGACGCCATCTTGGATTCGGCGATGAAACGCGGGGCGTTCGGTCGCTTCCGCACACTCGAACGTGAAGACGTGGCAGCGATTCTTGAGTTGAGCAAATAA
- a CDS encoding TIGR01212 family radical SAM protein (This family includes YhcC from E. coli K-12, an uncharacterized radical SAM protein.): MQHPFGDARYHKLNEAYRREFGGKVFKVPLDGGFTCPNRDGLVSKGGCTFCSDDGSGDFAGNACDPIPVQFAEVKARLHRKWKEARYIAYFQAFSNTYAPVARLRELFEPALKEEGVVGLSIATRPDCLPDDVVDYLAELNERTSLTIELGLQTIHDVTAKKINRGHDYKTFLEGLAKLRRRNINVVVHIINGLPGETTEMMLDTAREVAKMDIQGIKIHLLHVLKHTPLARQYEKGLLELMDETTYVSLVCDQLETLPPEIVIHRLTGDGPPDLLIGPTWSRHKMAVLNAIDAELVRRDSFQGKKKDESHGINESLTVREVPTP; this comes from the coding sequence ATGCAACATCCATTTGGTGATGCCAGATACCACAAATTAAATGAAGCATATCGCCGTGAGTTCGGCGGGAAAGTATTCAAGGTACCGCTCGACGGCGGTTTCACTTGTCCGAACCGGGACGGGCTCGTCTCGAAGGGCGGCTGTACGTTCTGTTCGGACGACGGCAGCGGTGATTTTGCCGGCAACGCCTGCGATCCGATCCCGGTCCAATTTGCCGAAGTGAAGGCACGGTTGCATCGAAAGTGGAAAGAAGCCCGCTACATCGCTTACTTCCAAGCGTTCAGCAACACGTATGCCCCCGTCGCCCGGCTCCGGGAATTGTTCGAGCCTGCCCTTAAAGAGGAAGGTGTCGTCGGTCTATCGATCGCGACCCGACCAGACTGTCTGCCGGACGACGTCGTCGACTATCTCGCCGAGTTGAATGAGCGGACGTCCCTCACGATCGAACTCGGCCTACAGACGATTCACGATGTGACAGCGAAAAAAATCAATCGTGGCCATGACTACAAGACGTTCCTCGAAGGTCTCGCCAAGCTCCGCCGACGCAATATAAACGTGGTTGTCCATATCATTAACGGTCTCCCTGGCGAGACGACAGAGATGATGCTCGACACGGCGCGAGAAGTTGCTAAAATGGACATACAAGGAATCAAGATCCATTTGCTCCACGTCTTGAAGCACACGCCGCTCGCCCGTCAGTACGAAAAAGGATTGCTCGAGCTCATGGACGAGACGACTTACGTCTCCCTCGTCTGCGACCAGCTTGAGACGTTACCGCCCGAGATCGTCATCCATCGGTTGACCGGTGACGGGCCACCGGATCTGTTGATCGGTCCGACGTGGAGCCGGCACAAGATGGCCGTCTTGAACGCCATCGATGCCGAACTGGTGCGTCGTGATTCCTTCCAAGGAAAAAAGAAGGATGAGAGCCATGGGATTAATGAGAGTCTTACCGTTCGCGAAGTACCTACTCCGTGA
- the ytkD gene encoding RNA deprotection pyrophosphohydrolase has translation MLTFTDYYHNKVELSFAHYPFSDTPLHVWVVARYENQWVLTKHKQRGLEFPGGKVEPGEHEDDAAIREVYEETGGVVKTLHYLGQYRVLGRGDTVIKNIYFAEIERFDDHPAVDETDGAVLMKELPTNLLRNNRYSFMMKDRVLPETMKVLHEKRMV, from the coding sequence ATGTTGACATTCACGGACTACTATCACAATAAAGTCGAGTTGAGCTTTGCGCACTATCCATTTTCAGATACGCCGCTCCACGTCTGGGTCGTCGCCCGCTACGAGAATCAATGGGTGCTGACGAAGCATAAGCAGCGCGGGCTCGAGTTCCCGGGTGGAAAAGTCGAACCTGGCGAACATGAGGACGATGCCGCGATTCGGGAAGTGTATGAAGAGACGGGTGGTGTCGTGAAGACGCTGCACTATCTCGGACAATACCGCGTGCTTGGGCGCGGGGACACGGTCATCAAAAATATTTACTTCGCCGAGATCGAGCGCTTCGATGACCATCCGGCCGTCGATGAGACCGACGGCGCCGTGCTCATGAAGGAACTGCCAACGAATCTGCTCCGGAACAACCGGTACAGTTTCATGATGAAAGACCGGGTGCTCCCGGAAACGATGAAGGTGTTACATGAAAAACGAATGGTTTGA
- a CDS encoding alpha/beta hydrolase, giving the protein MTYEEESRKGVIVIVYPLQFTSRLSEAFLGRLRDEYEVLVVTGQTVGLTAEDHKLLIKNTLREASQYKLPIHVIAFSLGALLTNRLLQEYDVPLGSLTYISPLFDWHPSRQIGGLKQVVASAVDRFRPDLPLGMMTFMGAGEESSRFGEITYGQYREIEEEIVEHQEEKKHLPRLPLACFYAPDDRFADVKLTLNVCRKIGGDQVYIRRLEGFPHFGYERLNTKFAETLITFYELIRE; this is encoded by the coding sequence ATGACATACGAAGAAGAATCACGAAAAGGGGTCATCGTGATCGTCTATCCGCTCCAGTTCACGTCACGCTTGAGCGAGGCGTTTTTAGGACGGTTACGTGACGAATATGAAGTTCTCGTCGTGACCGGACAGACGGTCGGCTTGACCGCGGAAGACCATAAGCTGTTAATCAAGAACACGCTACGCGAGGCGAGCCAGTACAAACTGCCGATTCACGTCATCGCCTTCAGTCTCGGGGCATTGTTAACGAACCGATTGCTCCAGGAATACGATGTGCCGCTCGGCAGTTTGACGTATATCTCACCCTTGTTCGATTGGCATCCGTCCCGCCAAATCGGCGGATTGAAACAAGTCGTCGCGAGTGCGGTCGACCGTTTCCGTCCGGATTTGCCGCTCGGCATGATGACATTCATGGGTGCAGGCGAAGAGTCGTCCCGCTTCGGTGAGATCACGTACGGGCAATACCGGGAAATCGAGGAAGAGATCGTCGAGCATCAAGAAGAGAAGAAACATTTGCCGCGCCTTCCACTCGCTTGCTTCTATGCGCCGGACGACCGCTTCGCCGATGTGAAACTGACGCTCAACGTCTGTCGAAAAATCGGCGGCGATCAAGTGTACATCCGCCGGCTCGAAGGCTTCCCGCATTTCGGCTATGAACGACTGAACACGAAGTTCGCGGAGACGCTCATCACGTTTTATGAATTGATTCGAGAATGA
- a CDS encoding alpha/beta hydrolase family protein, translating into MKNEWFDRIEVLPPYAGYAVHRGWYATRDGEDVVAYTITPTRPNGHVLFYLRGGTGRIGDVRLPRLMQFAAKGFHVVAPVYRGNHGGSGKEDFGGADLEDVLSLYDRVHRTDTLIHALGFSRGGMMALSLAAERPLTSVTSWAGVTNLEWTYEEQRSMRKMLRRMTGGDPEAAREAYVERSPLYKDWEAPTLLIHGTDDEQVRFRHATAVAERMGERAELWIVPFAHQLPFWEKWKTTASLAFVNRLKLSWNLRASAAASVS; encoded by the coding sequence ATGAAAAACGAATGGTTTGACCGGATTGAGGTCCTCCCTCCATATGCCGGTTATGCGGTCCACCGTGGCTGGTACGCGACACGCGATGGTGAGGATGTCGTCGCCTATACGATCACGCCGACGCGACCGAACGGGCACGTCCTGTTTTATTTGCGCGGCGGAACAGGACGCATCGGGGACGTGCGCTTGCCCCGGTTGATGCAGTTCGCGGCCAAAGGCTTCCACGTCGTGGCGCCTGTTTACCGTGGTAACCATGGGGGGAGCGGGAAAGAGGACTTCGGCGGGGCCGATTTAGAGGATGTCTTGTCTCTCTACGATCGCGTCCATCGAACGGACACGCTCATTCATGCCCTTGGCTTCTCGCGCGGGGGCATGATGGCGTTGTCGCTCGCCGCGGAGCGGCCGCTCACGTCCGTGACGTCATGGGCGGGTGTCACCAATTTGGAATGGACGTACGAAGAGCAACGCTCGATGCGGAAAATGCTCCGCCGTATGACCGGGGGTGACCCGGAAGCGGCTCGTGAGGCGTACGTGGAGCGTTCACCCCTCTACAAGGACTGGGAGGCCCCGACGTTATTGATTCACGGGACAGACGACGAGCAAGTGCGGTTCCGCCATGCGACAGCCGTGGCCGAACGGATGGGGGAGCGGGCCGAACTTTGGATCGTCCCGTTCGCTCATCAACTCCCGTTTTGGGAAAAGTGGAAGACGACCGCCTCACTCGCTTTCGTGAATCGTTTGAAGTTGTCTTGGAACTTACGGGCGAGCGCTGCCGCCTCGGTGTCGTAG